From one Sulfurimonas sp. HSL-3221 genomic stretch:
- a CDS encoding alpha/beta fold hydrolase, with protein MTTTVNGIEIHYDDLGSVDMPALIFLHGFPLNRTMWQRQAEACRKHCRVIAYDLRGHGATEGGEEPFSIPLFVQDLLSLMDALRVKTATLCALSMGGYIALRAAEQHPERFNALILCDTQCAADTPEGREKRLQAIRAIEADGVEPFAEGLLGKLLAEQTFEQHPETVAAVREMIVSTPAHSLVHSLRAMRERDETCSGLPRLALPVLILVGEADQIAPPDASVYMHNALPDAELVIIEGAGHLSNLENPEAFNAALLPFLSRHCHRD; from the coding sequence ATGACAACGACGGTCAACGGTATTGAAATACACTATGACGACCTGGGATCGGTCGACATGCCGGCACTGATCTTTCTGCACGGCTTTCCCCTGAACCGGACGATGTGGCAGCGCCAGGCGGAAGCCTGCAGGAAGCACTGCCGGGTCATCGCTTACGACCTAAGAGGACACGGGGCAACGGAGGGGGGCGAAGAGCCCTTCTCCATTCCCCTCTTTGTGCAGGACCTGCTCTCACTGATGGATGCCCTGCGGGTCAAAACAGCGACGCTGTGCGCCCTCTCAATGGGCGGCTACATCGCCCTGCGGGCGGCGGAGCAACACCCCGAACGCTTCAACGCCCTCATTCTCTGTGATACGCAGTGCGCCGCCGATACGCCCGAAGGGCGCGAGAAGCGGCTGCAGGCCATCCGCGCCATCGAAGCGGACGGCGTCGAGCCCTTTGCCGAGGGGCTGCTGGGAAAACTGCTCGCGGAACAGACCTTCGAACAGCATCCCGAAACAGTCGCCGCAGTCAGGGAGATGATCGTTTCAACGCCCGCACACTCCCTGGTGCACTCGCTGCGCGCCATGCGCGAGCGCGACGAGACCTGCAGCGGACTCCCCCGGCTCGCTCTCCCGGTGCTTATCCTCGTCGGCGAGGCGGACCAAATCGCTCCGCCGGACGCTTCGGTCTACATGCACAACGCCCTCCCGGACGCCGAGCTCGTCATCATCGAAGGGGCGGGACACCTGAGCAACCTCGAGAACCCCGAGGCGTTCAATGCCGCCCTGCTCCCCTTCCTCTCCAGGCACTGCCACAGGGACTAG
- a CDS encoding cytochrome b/b6 domain-containing protein — MKDYSLQLRVWHWANAVVVLGLLGTFFLRKTFLSWHTNSQILLEKLASFGITVTPEQAAALAKAVRAPMWEWHIILGYVFAVLVLWRLVMIFKEGFGYAPENSHMAWVYRGYKVIYAVMAFMAVSGLLITFYKDIGLAKDIAGSVKELHELVAWAIVAFVVLHIAGVFVADNRDQKGITSKMISG; from the coding sequence ATGAAAGATTACTCGTTACAACTGCGCGTCTGGCACTGGGCCAACGCCGTCGTCGTCCTCGGTCTGCTGGGGACGTTTTTCCTGCGCAAGACCTTTTTGAGCTGGCACACCAATTCGCAGATCCTGCTGGAGAAGCTCGCATCATTCGGCATTACCGTGACGCCTGAGCAGGCCGCGGCACTGGCCAAGGCTGTCAGGGCGCCGATGTGGGAGTGGCACATCATCCTGGGGTACGTTTTCGCCGTGCTCGTCCTCTGGCGGCTGGTGATGATTTTTAAAGAGGGGTTCGGCTACGCACCGGAGAACAGCCACATGGCATGGGTCTATCGAGGCTACAAAGTCATCTACGCCGTGATGGCATTTATGGCCGTCAGCGGGCTGCTCATCACTTTCTACAAGGATATCGGCCTTGCCAAGGACATTGCGGGCTCCGTCAAGGAGCTGCACGAGCTTGTCGCCTGGGCCATCGTCGCCTTTGTTGTTCTGCACATTGCCGGCGTCTTTGTCGCCGACAACCGCGACCAGAAGGGGATCACCTCGAAGATGATCTCGGGCTAG
- a CDS encoding PAS domain-containing sensor histidine kinase, protein MFSFEEIFDLVDIGITVYEPLEEGDDFKVVYINDKAKKLCHFDVGESVSEALSTLFPVNATRPLLEFFREVYRTGEAEEVALVPCYGSTDLWQEGYIYKLSSGHLVSRCMGVKEERAREILAPDERLTFRTILDTAPIGIWSQDISGRLRFVNKAFCDATGISEERFLSVPHYESLYSAEAAQSCMRSDAAALQQSEPHLSYEKIPFTDGKVHEVLIVKTRVENAEHGVSGLVGLSLDMTEQLEAERKLEAINRNLEERIREEIEASRRKDTMLFQQNKFAAMGEMISNIAHQWRQPLNTLGLLMTGMSVKMMMAKDETRESEFEEFQSHCSEIIQYLSDTIDDFRLYYQEDGGHDSFCISDMDKSLQTLVISSIMGKRIGYETDLENVRIGGHLNNLKQALINLYSNAANAIKSHRTDAGFIQCRGFAEGSQYVIKVCDNGGGIDKAIIDKIFDPYFTTKHKSQGTGLGLYMTRQIIEQKFGGTISVKNEKAGACFTIRIPFAGEAC, encoded by the coding sequence ATGTTCAGTTTTGAAGAGATTTTCGACCTTGTCGATATCGGGATTACTGTCTATGAACCGTTGGAGGAGGGTGACGACTTCAAGGTCGTCTACATCAATGACAAAGCGAAGAAACTTTGCCATTTTGATGTAGGAGAGTCCGTCAGCGAAGCGTTATCCACGCTCTTCCCTGTCAATGCGACCCGTCCCCTGCTTGAGTTCTTCCGGGAGGTGTACCGCACGGGAGAGGCGGAGGAGGTCGCCCTGGTCCCCTGCTACGGGTCCACCGACCTCTGGCAGGAGGGCTACATCTACAAACTCTCCAGTGGCCACCTCGTTTCGCGCTGCATGGGGGTGAAGGAAGAACGCGCGCGGGAGATCCTGGCCCCGGATGAGCGTCTGACCTTTCGAACGATCCTCGATACGGCGCCCATCGGGATCTGGTCCCAGGACATATCCGGCAGACTCCGCTTCGTCAACAAGGCCTTCTGCGATGCCACAGGTATCAGCGAGGAGCGGTTCCTCTCCGTCCCCCATTACGAATCGCTCTATTCAGCGGAAGCCGCGCAGAGCTGCATGCGTTCGGATGCCGCGGCCCTGCAGCAGAGCGAACCCCATCTCTCCTATGAGAAGATCCCCTTTACCGACGGCAAAGTGCATGAGGTCCTCATTGTCAAAACGCGGGTCGAAAACGCGGAGCACGGCGTCAGCGGCCTGGTCGGACTCAGTCTCGATATGACCGAACAGCTCGAAGCGGAGCGGAAGCTCGAGGCGATCAACCGGAACCTCGAGGAGCGGATCAGGGAGGAGATCGAAGCGAGCCGCCGGAAAGACACGATGCTCTTTCAGCAGAACAAGTTCGCCGCGATGGGGGAGATGATCAGCAACATTGCGCACCAGTGGCGGCAGCCGCTCAATACCCTTGGGTTGCTGATGACGGGAATGTCGGTCAAGATGATGATGGCGAAGGACGAAACGCGCGAGAGCGAATTCGAAGAGTTCCAGAGCCACTGCAGCGAGATCATCCAGTACCTCTCCGACACGATCGACGATTTCCGCCTCTACTACCAGGAGGACGGGGGGCACGACAGTTTCTGCATCAGCGATATGGACAAATCGCTGCAGACCCTCGTTATCAGCTCCATTATGGGCAAGCGGATCGGTTACGAGACCGATCTCGAAAACGTCCGGATCGGCGGGCATCTGAACAACCTTAAACAGGCGCTGATCAACCTCTATTCGAACGCGGCCAATGCCATTAAGAGCCACAGGACCGATGCGGGCTTCATCCAGTGCAGAGGATTCGCCGAAGGATCGCAGTATGTCATCAAGGTCTGCGACAACGGCGGCGGCATCGACAAGGCGATCATCGACAAGATCTTCGACCCCTATTTTACGACCAAGCACAAAAGCCAGGGCACGGGACTGGGGCTCTACATGACACGGCAGATTATCGAGCAGAAGTTTGGCGGCACGATCTCCGTGAAAAATGAGAAAGCCGGCGCCTGCTTTACGATCCGCATCCCCTTTGCCGGAGAGGCGTGCTGA
- a CDS encoding 2-phosphosulfolactate phosphatase codes for MTLRVEIFRGNDLALPDSEVNVVIDVVRAFTVAHYAFLRGAAEILLVPDVAAAFAVRKERPEVLLAGEVGGLPIEGFDLDNSPVRFASAELEGLIIVQKTTNGVKAALHSLGAPTVLLTGFSNAEATVRYLQAHYGGTDARINLVASHPTGDEDFACAEYIRSQLLGEAMDTDEVRRRIYGCETVVKFLDPARPEFNAEDIDYCATSLPPAFVMAVYQGALWTSVRKVTL; via the coding sequence GTGACACTCCGGGTTGAGATTTTCCGCGGCAACGACCTTGCGCTTCCCGATTCGGAGGTCAACGTCGTCATCGATGTCGTACGGGCCTTTACCGTGGCGCATTACGCCTTTTTGCGGGGTGCCGCGGAGATTCTCCTCGTCCCGGACGTCGCGGCGGCCTTTGCCGTGCGGAAGGAACGTCCGGAGGTATTGCTGGCCGGTGAAGTAGGGGGATTGCCGATAGAGGGGTTCGATCTCGACAACTCCCCCGTCCGTTTCGCCTCCGCCGAACTGGAAGGGCTTATAATCGTGCAGAAGACGACGAACGGCGTTAAGGCGGCGCTGCACTCGCTGGGGGCGCCGACGGTGCTGCTGACGGGCTTCTCCAATGCCGAAGCGACAGTGCGCTATCTGCAGGCGCATTACGGCGGCACCGACGCGCGGATAAACCTTGTCGCCTCCCACCCGACCGGAGACGAGGATTTCGCCTGCGCGGAGTATATCCGTTCACAGCTGCTGGGCGAGGCGATGGATACCGATGAGGTCCGGCGGCGCATCTACGGCTGCGAGACGGTTGTGAAGTTCCTTGACCCCGCCCGTCCCGAGTTCAATGCCGAAGACATCGACTACTGCGCAACCTCCCTGCCGCCCGCCTTTGTTATGGCTGTTTATCAAGGAGCTCTGTGGACCAGCGTGCGGAAAGTGACACTCTGA